The nucleotide window ACCACCCGGCCCTGGTACATCACCACCACCCGGTCGGCGACGTCGGCGACCACCCCCATGTTGTGAGTGATCAACACGATCGCGGTGCCGAGCCGATCTCTCAACGACAGCAGCAACTCCAGGATCGCGGCCTGCACGGTGACGTCCAGTGCGGTGGTCGGCTCATCGGCGATGATCACGTCCGGTTCGCAGGAGATCGCCATTGCGATCACCACCCGCTGCTTCTGCCCGCCGGACAGCTGATGCGGGTAGTAGTCGACCCGGCGCTCCGGGTCCGGCAGCCCGACGAGCTCCAGCAACTCGATTGCCCGCTGGCGCGCCTCCTTGCGGCTGATCTTGCGATGCGCCCGGATGCCCTCACAGATCTGCCAGCCGACGGTGTAGACCGGGTTCAGCGCGGTGGACGGCTCCTGGAAGATCATCGAGACCTGATCACCGCGAATCGGCCGCAACGCTCGCGGCGACAACCCGAGCAGCTCGCGGTCCCGTAACCTGGCCGAGCCGGTCGTATGCGCGGTCGACGGCAACAGCCCGAGCATCGCCCGGCTGCTGACCGACTTGCCGGAGCCGGATTCGCCCACCACGGCGACGACTTCGCCTTCCTCGACAGCAAAGCTGACCCCGTTGACAGCGTGCACGATGCCGGCGTCGGTGTCGAAGCGGACGGTCAGATCCTGCAGGCTCAACGTCGCCACCCGTTGCCGCTTCTCCGCATCGACGACCACCGGTTCGGTGATCTCGGCCGGGTCCTTGATCTTGGTCGCAGCACCACCGGCGGCATCAGCGGCGTCGGGTCCGGCAACCGAGTCCGTCGAGACCGCCGCCTCGAACTCCCCGGCCACCTCCTTCTCGTCGGCCGACGCACCTCCGCCGGCGCGGGTCCGCAACAGGGGATTGAGCACGTCGTTCAGGCTCTCGCCGACCAGGGTGACGCCGAGCACCATCAGCACGATCGCCAGCCCGGGGTAGAGCCCGGTCCACCAGATCCCGTTGGTCGCATCCGACAGTGCCCGGTTCAGGTCGTAGCCCCACTCCGCGGCGGCCGACGGCTCGATTCCCAGCCCCAGGAATCCCAACGCAGCAAGGGTGAGGATGGCCTCGGAGGCGTTCAGGGTGGCGATCACCGGCAGGGTGCCGGCGACGTTGGAGAGGATGTGCTTGAACAGGATCCGCGGGGTTCGGGCGCCGACCACTCGGGCTGCATCGACGTACGGTTCGACCTTCACCGCGACGGTCGCGTTGCGGACCACTCGGAAGTACTGCGGGATGAAGACCACGGTGATCGAGATCGCCGCCGCCATGATCCCGTTGACGGCACCGCTCTGGCCGCCACCGATGATGATCGACACCACGATCGCCAGCAGCAGCGAGGGAAACGAATACATCGCGTCCATGATCAACACCAGGCCACGGTCCAGCGCACCGCCGATGAAACCGGAGATCAACCCGATCGGAACACCGACCACGATCGAGATGATCACCGCGACGATGATCACGATCACCGCGGTCCGGGCGCCGTAGATCACCCGAGACAGCACGTCCTGCCCGCCGACCGTGGTGCCGAACCAGTGCTGCGCCGACGGATGTTGCAGGGTGCCGAAGACGTCGTTACCGACCCGGTCGGCGTTGAACCCGTACGGCGCCAGCAGCGGCGCGAAGATCGCCAGCACGATGAAGAACAGCACGATCGCGAAGCCGGCGAACAGCATCACCCGCTGCAGACCACGGGTCTTCCGGATAGTGGAGAGCATGATCAACTCCTAGGAGGGTCGTGCCGAACGACGGCCGTAGCGAGCGGCGTCCGGGTGCGTGCTGTGGCGTGGCGGAGGCGGTGCGCATGCCGGGTGCATGTAATCCGACGACAACGCGGCACAGTGCGTGCCCGGGCGTCGCGCAGTAGGTCGGCGTTCGACACGACCCTCCTAGAACCGGACCCGCGGGTCGACCATGGCGACGATGAAGTCGATCACCACCGAGGCCACCGCGACGATCAGCGCGAACACGGTGACAATCCCTTGTACGGCGATGAAGTCGCGTTTCAACAGGTACTGACCCAGCGTGTAGCCCAGCCCCTGCCACTCGAACGTGGTCTCGGTCAGCAATGCACCACCCATCAGCATCGCGATCTGCATGCCCATCACCGTGACCACGGGCACCAGCGCGTTGCGGAACGCGTGCTTGGACTGCACCCGCCGCTCGGGCACACCGCGAGCCCGGGCGGAGATCACGTAGTC belongs to Microlunatus elymi and includes:
- a CDS encoding ABC transporter ATP-binding protein/permease, translated to MLSTIRKTRGLQRVMLFAGFAIVLFFIVLAIFAPLLAPYGFNADRVGNDVFGTLQHPSAQHWFGTTVGGQDVLSRVIYGARTAVIVIIVAVIISIVVGVPIGLISGFIGGALDRGLVLIMDAMYSFPSLLLAIVVSIIIGGGQSGAVNGIMAAAISITVVFIPQYFRVVRNATVAVKVEPYVDAARVVGARTPRILFKHILSNVAGTLPVIATLNASEAILTLAALGFLGLGIEPSAAAEWGYDLNRALSDATNGIWWTGLYPGLAIVLMVLGVTLVGESLNDVLNPLLRTRAGGGASADEKEVAGEFEAAVSTDSVAGPDAADAAGGAATKIKDPAEITEPVVVDAEKRQRVATLSLQDLTVRFDTDAGIVHAVNGVSFAVEEGEVVAVVGESGSGKSVSSRAMLGLLPSTAHTTGSARLRDRELLGLSPRALRPIRGDQVSMIFQEPSTALNPVYTVGWQICEGIRAHRKISRKEARQRAIELLELVGLPDPERRVDYYPHQLSGGQKQRVVIAMAISCEPDVIIADEPTTALDVTVQAAILELLLSLRDRLGTAIVLITHNMGVVADVADRVVVMYQGRVVEEAPVDALFAAPQHPYTQRLLDAVPHLGRGVAATPAAQTQEQIVLTVDDLVVEFPGRLGQPSFRAVDGVSFEIRRGEVLGLVGESGSGKSTVGRTTVGLQKPTSGSVTVSGTEISQLTDAQLRTHRGHFGFVFQDPAASLNPHLTITDCVAEPLHVQGRLSAGEQRAKVRQLLDRVQLPGNYADRYPHELSGGQRQRVSLARALALDPELLIADEPTSALDVSVQARVLELFDELQSELQFACLFISHDLAVVDSLAHRVAVMQYGEIVEIGPAHQVLNDPQQDYTKRLIAAVPVPDPVEQRHRREARGKLLTDVS